One Pirellulales bacterium DNA window includes the following coding sequences:
- a CDS encoding adenylate kinase, which produces MRIVFIGPPGAGKGTQSANMIRELGILHLSTGEMLRKAQQEKTRLGRLASDYINTGQLVPDPLILQLIGERLVQPDCQRGYLLDGFPRTLGQAKALDEYLHQQGTPLDVVIELVVDEAELTRRLSDRGRSDDNPEIIRQRLRSFQDQTRPLIRYYSDKGLMEAIDAIGTTEEVFQRIMQAIQRHTPTA; this is translated from the coding sequence ATGCGGATAGTCTTCATCGGTCCGCCCGGAGCCGGAAAAGGTACCCAATCGGCCAACATGATTCGCGAGCTCGGGATCCTGCACCTGAGCACCGGCGAAATGTTGCGCAAGGCTCAACAAGAAAAAACCCGGCTCGGCCGGCTGGCTAGCGACTACATCAACACCGGGCAACTGGTGCCCGATCCCTTGATTTTGCAACTCATTGGCGAGCGGTTGGTGCAACCCGATTGTCAGCGCGGCTATCTGCTCGACGGCTTTCCGCGTACCCTGGGGCAGGCCAAAGCGCTCGACGAATACCTGCATCAGCAGGGCACTCCGTTGGATGTGGTGATCGAACTGGTGGTCGACGAGGCCGAGTTGACGCGCCGACTGTCAGACCGCGGTCGGTCCGACGACAACCCCGAGATCATTCGCCAACGGCTCCGCTCTTTCCAGGATCAAACCCGTCCCTTGATTCGTTACTACTCCGACAAAGGATTGATGGAGGCGATCGACGCCATCGGTACGACGGAAGAAGTCTTTCAGCGCATCATGCAAGCTATCCAACGCCACACACCCACCGCCTAG